One window of Esox lucius isolate fEsoLuc1 chromosome 25, fEsoLuc1.pri, whole genome shotgun sequence genomic DNA carries:
- the uchl1 gene encoding ubiquitin carboxyl-terminal hydrolase isozyme L1 — MEWQPMEINPEMLNKVLSSLGVCASWRFVDVLGLEEEGVSSVPSPCCSILLLFPLTPQHESFRKQQTGKVSDDQDVYFLKQTVVNSCGTVALLHAVANNPTRIEYDGDSALKKFLDETAKMTPAQRATHLENNQAIREAHDEVASQGQCRVEADKVNFHFITFVNVKGQLYELDGRLDGAVNHGTTTDGSFTQDAAKVCRGFVEREEGEVRFSAVALCHT; from the exons ATGGAGTGGCAACCGATGGAAATCAACCCGGAG aTGCTGAATAAG gTGCTCAGTTCTCTGGGTGTCTGTGCGAGCTGGCGCTTCGTGGATGTGTTGGGGTTGGAAGAGGAGGGCGTGTCCTCAGTCCCTTCGCCCTGCTGTTCCATCCTGCTGTTGTTCCCCCTGACGCCTCAG CATGAGTCGTTCCGGAAACAGCAGACCGGGAAGGTGTCAGATGATCAGGACGTCTACTTCCTGAAGCAGACTGTGGTCAACTCCTGTGGCACAGTGGCTCTGCTTCATGCAGTCGCGAACAACCCCACCCGCATAGAGTATG ATGGCGACTCCGCCTTGAAGAAGTTTCTAGATGAGACGGCCAAAATGACCCCCGCCCAGCGGGCCACCCACCTGGAGAACAACCAG GCCATCAGGGAGGCCCATGATGAGGTGGCGTCACAGGGCCAGTGCAGG gTGGAGGCAGATAAAGTgaactttcatttcatcacctTTGTCAATGTGAAGGGACAGCTTTATGAGCTGG ATGGCCGGCTGGATGGTGCTGTGAATCATGGAACTACCACAGACGGCTCCTTCACACAG GATGCAGCCAAGGTGTGCCGAGGCTtcgtggagagggaggagggggaagtCCGCTTCTCCGCCGTTGCCCTCTGTCACACCTAG